A window of Sodalis praecaptivus genomic DNA:
GCTCGGTCTCGGCGAACAGCCAGAGCTGTACCGCCTGCTGCGCCTGCGTTTGGTTAACGGCATACCGGCGGTGTTGGAAAACCGCTATATTCCCCTCGATATCGGCTCCCGGTTGACTATTGATGCCCTGACGCACCATTCGATGTATTCGATTCTGGAGCATCAAATTGGCCTGCCGGTGACCGACGTGGACGGCCTGATTCGCGTCATGGGCGCCGAGAAAACCATCGCCGGGCATCTACAGATCAAGCCAGGCACGCCGGTGCTGGTGCGTGATTACCTGTTGAGCGGCAGCGGCCAGCGGCCGTTGATTTGCGGCGAGGCCTATTTCCGTGAACAGTACCCGATCCGCTACCATATCAACGCGCCGCGCTAGCCGTTGCGCCCAGGATCAGCCGGGCTATTGACGCCACCGGTGCGTCTGAAATTCAGGCCGGCGGCGCATCCTGCTTATCGCCATAACCGTAATTGGCCAGGGCGTGGGCGGGAGAGATGTAGCCGTTGGCGATATCGGCCTCGATACGCCAGGGGGCGCGCTTGGCGGGATTGCCATAGCCGCCGCCGCCCGCCGACAGGCACACCAAGCGATCGCCGCTATCGATGGCGATACCGCTCTCGCGTCCACTCAGCGTCAGCCGTTCCCCGCCGGCGCGCTCAATGACACAGACATGTCCCGCGGCGGCATGGCCATCCATGAGGCCGTAGGGCAGTACATCGGTGCCGGCGCCGGCCACGTTCACCACGCCGCGCTGGTTCCCCAAGTAGTGAATGACGATTTTGCCGCCCAATCCCCCGCGCTGCTCTCCCGCGCCGCAGGAGTCCTGGCGCAGGCTGTACTCTTCGATACGCAGCGGGTAGGTGGCTTCGGTGCGCTCGATGCCCGGCGAAGGTGTGCCGCCGGGGTTATGGATCCCCCCCAAATTCGGCCAGCCGTCGTAATGGGCGTTGGCGCCGGCGCCGCCACGGTTGTAGAACGAGTGCCAGATAAACGCGTCGCCGCCGGCGTCCTGGCTGGCGATGGCGAAACGAAAGCGGCGAGCGAAGCCGGCCAAGACGTTGCCGGGTAGCGATAACGCCATCGCCTGTAGTACCGCCTCGATAATCGCGCTGGCGGTCAGCGACGTGCAGGCCGCCACCGGCGCCGGTTCGACCGGATCCACCAGACTGCCCTTGCGGGTGTGCAGCGTTATCGCGCGCGCG
This region includes:
- a CDS encoding GntR family transcriptional regulator; this encodes MSTKGTPLYAQIHQHLLDEIASGRYASGAKLPSESVLAQQFGTTRSTVVRALQQLAFEGVISREKGRGTFARAPSLATTLDMSRIRAFEDEIAEKGGAIEYRLLSFNRIKTPAAVAARLGLGEQPELYRLLRLRLVNGIPAVLENRYIPLDIGSRLTIDALTHHSMYSILEHQIGLPVTDVDGLIRVMGAEKTIAGHLQIKPGTPVLVRDYLLSGSGQRPLICGEAYFREQYPIRYHINAPR